The Panicum virgatum strain AP13 chromosome 5K, P.virgatum_v5, whole genome shotgun sequence genome has a window encoding:
- the LOC120708829 gene encoding 5'-3' exonuclease-like isoform X1: MPTSLALPLPAVGAVAASPVTAAGVATLHRSRPLRLVATPAATASSPHSTSTSAVSSAPPSARDSRKHLAGRDGAPSEPTKPRVFFLDVNPLCFRGSQRSLSAFARWLALFFAHVSLRDPVVAVFDGEGGNEYRRRLLPSYKAHRARGVGTGADSRVVDVLRECNVPVVRVHGYEADDVVATLTEQVLQKGYRVVIASPDKDFKQLISDDVQLVMPIPEIGRWSFYTLRHYVAQYKCDPTADLSLRCFMGDEADGVPGIQHLVPGFGRKTAVKLLQKHGSLENLLNTAAIRTVGKDYAQDALTKHADYLRKNYEILSLKRDVNVQLDDSWLSTRNTCNDTSVLSDFIHKFNIEGRS, translated from the exons ATGCCCACGTCGCTGGCATTGCCGCTGCCCGCCGTGGGGGCGGTCGCAGCGTCGCCGGTCACCGCCGCAGGGGTAGCGACGCTCCACAGGTCTCGTCCACTCCGCCTCGTAGCGACtccagccgccaccgcctcttCTCCGCACTCTACTTCAACCTCTGCCGTCtccagcgcgccgccgtcggcgaggGATTCCCGCAAGCACCTGGCGGGCAGGGACGGCGCCCCGTCGGAGCCCACCAAGCCCCGCGTGTTCTTCCTCGACGTCAACCCGCTCTGCTTCCGCGGGTCCCAGCGCAGCCTCAGCGCCTTCGCGCGCTGGCTCGCGCTCTTCTTCGCGCACGTCAGCCTCCGCGACCCCGTCGTCGCT GTTTTtgacggggaaggagggaacGAGTACCGGAGGCGGCTGCTACCGTCGTACAAGGCTCATAGGGCTCGCGGCGTCGGCACCGGCGCTGACTCGCGCGTCGTCGACGTTCTCCGCGAATGCAATGTCCCG GTTGTAAGAGTCCACGGATACGAGGCAGATGATGTGGTGGCTACCTTGACAGAACAGGTTTTACAGAAAGGTTATAGAGTTGTCATAGCATCGCCGGATAAAGACTTCAAGCAGCTGATATCAGATGATGTTCAGTTAGTTATGCCCATTCCTGAGATTGGGCGATGGTCTTTCTATACATTAAGGCATTATGTCGCTCAATACAAGTGCGATCCAACTGCAGATTTAAGCCTTC GGTGCTTCATGGGTGATGAAGCAGATGGTGTTCCAGGAATCCAGCACTTGGTTCCGGGATTTGGTAGAAAGACTGCAGTGAAACTACTGCAAAAACATGGTTCATTAGAAAACTTGCTAAACACAGCTGCAATTAGAACTGTTGGCAAGGATTATGCTCAGGATGCCCTCACTAAGCATGCTGATTACTTGAGGAAAAACTACGAAATACTTAGCCTGAAAAG GGATGTAAATGTTCAGCTTGATGACAGTTGGTTATCCACGAGGAACACATGCAATGACACCAGTGTTCTATCTGACTTCATCCATAAATTCAACATCGAAGGCAGAAGCTAA
- the LOC120708828 gene encoding patellin-3-like — protein sequence MAEEPQQEAAAAPAAAEVVVTEAAPAEAEKKAEVPAAAEAEPEAEAEKKADEAAVTADDAGAGSFKEESNLVEDLPDPEKKALDEFKQLIAAALAAGEFNLPPPPPPPKAKEEPKAEETKTEEPKAEEPAKEEPKTEEPAKAEEAVEEPKTEAAAEAPAEEAKTEAPAEETKAEVVAEEAKPEPEEKTVVVAEEDSATKTVEAIQETVVPAAATAPEAEAETQVAAPEPVLIWGVPLVGDDERTDTVLLKFLRAREFKVKEAMAMLKSAVLWRKRFGITSLLDADLGLPELENVVFYRGADREGHPVCYNVYGEFQDKDLYEKAFGDEEKRERFLKWRIQLLERGILSKLDFAPSGICSMVQVTDLKNSPPMLGKHRAVTRQAVALLQDNYPEFIAKKVFINVPWWYLAANKMMSPFLTQRTKSKFVFASPAKSAETLFRYIAPEQVPVQFGGLFKEDDPEFTTSDAVTELTIKPSSKETVEIPVTENSTIVWELRVLGWEVSYGAEFTPDAEGGYTVIVQKTRKVPANEEPIMKGSFKVGEPGKLVLTINNPASRKKKLLYRSKVKSTSE from the exons ATGGCAGAGGAGCCGCAGcaagaggccgccgccgcgcccgccgcggccgaggTGGTCGTGaccgaggcggcgccggcggaagCGGAGAAGAAGGCGGAGGTgcctgcggcggcggaagcggagCCCGAGGCCGAGGCGGAGAAGAAGGCCGATGAGGCGGCGGTCACCGCCGACGATGCGGGGGCCGGCTCGTTCAAGGAGGAGAGCAACCTTGTGGAAGACCTGCCCGACCCAGAGAAGAAGGCGCTCGACGAGTTCAAGCAGCtgatcgccgccgccctcgccgccggtgagttcaacctgccacccccgccgccgccgccaaaggCCAAGGAGGAGCCCAAGGCCGAGGAGACGAAGACGGAGGAACCCAAGGCTGAGGAGCCGGCCAAGGAAGAGCCCAAGACCGAGGAGCCCGCCAAGGCcgaggaggcggtggaggagccCAAGACCGAGGCGGCTGCGGAAGCCCCGGCGGAGGAGGCCAAGACCGAGGCGCCGGCCGAGGAGACCAAGGCCGAGGTTGTTGCCGAGGAGGCCAAGCCGGAGCCAGAGGAGAAGACCGTCGTGGTCGCCGAGGAGGATAGTGCCACCAAGACGGTAGAGGCAATCCAGGAAACCgtcgtgcccgccgccgccacggcgccggaggcggaggcggagacgCAGGTGGCCGCGCCTGAGCCCGTGCTGATCTGGGGTGTGCCGCTGGTGGGCGACGACGAGCGCACGGACACGGTGCTCCTCAAGTTCCTGCGCGCGCGGGAGTTCAAGGTGAAGGAGGCCATGGCGATGCTCAAGTCCGCGGTGCTGTGGCGCAAGCGCTTCGGCATCACCTCGCTCCTCGACGCCGACCTCGGCCTGCCGGAGCTGGAGAACGTGGTGTTCTACCGCGGCGCCGACCGCGAGGGCCACCCCGTGTGCTACAACGTCTACGGTGAGTTCCAGGACAAGGACCTCTACGAGAAAGCATTCGGCGACGAGGAGAAGCGGGAGCGCTTCCTCAAGTGGCGCATCCAGCTCCTGGAGCGCGGCATCCTGTCGAAGCTGGACTTCGCGCCCAGCGGCATCTGCTCCATGGTGCAGGTCACCGACCTCAAGAACTCGCCGCCCATGCTCGGCAAGCACCGCGCCGTCACCCGCCAGGCCGTCGCGCTGCTCCAGGACAACTACCCCGAGTTCATTGCCAAGAAG GTGTTCATCAATGTGCCATGGTGGTATCTCGCTGCCAACAAGATGATGAGCCCGTTCCTCACACAGCGCACCAAGAGCAAGTTTGTTTTTGCTAGCCCGGCCAAGTCAGCAGAGACTCTCTTCAG ATACATTGCACCTGAGCAAGTCCCAGTCCAATTTGGAGGTCTCTTCAAGGAGGATGATCCTGAATTCACCACCTCCGACGCGGTCACCGAGCTCACCATCAAACCCTCATCTAAAGAAACCGTTGAGATCCCTGTCACTGAG AACTCCACAATTGTATGGGAACTCCGGGTGCTCGGTTGGGAGGTGAGCTATGGGGCAGAGTTCACCCCCGACGCGGAGGGTGGATACACTGTCATTGTTCAGAAAACAAGGAAGGTGCCTGCCAATGAGGAACCGATCATGAAGGGAAGCTTCAAGGTTGGCGAGCCTGGCAAGCTTGTGCTAACCATCAACAACCCTGCATCCAGGAAGAAGAAGCTCCTTTACAGATCGAAGGTGAAGAGCACCAGTGAATGA
- the LOC120708829 gene encoding 5'-3' exonuclease-like isoform X2 gives MPTSLALPLPAVGAVAASPVTAAGVATLHSAPPSARDSRKHLAGRDGAPSEPTKPRVFFLDVNPLCFRGSQRSLSAFARWLALFFAHVSLRDPVVAVFDGEGGNEYRRRLLPSYKAHRARGVGTGADSRVVDVLRECNVPVVRVHGYEADDVVATLTEQVLQKGYRVVIASPDKDFKQLISDDVQLVMPIPEIGRWSFYTLRHYVAQYKCDPTADLSLRCFMGDEADGVPGIQHLVPGFGRKTAVKLLQKHGSLENLLNTAAIRTVGKDYAQDALTKHADYLRKNYEILSLKRDVNVQLDDSWLSTRNTCNDTSVLSDFIHKFNIEGRS, from the exons ATGCCCACGTCGCTGGCATTGCCGCTGCCCGCCGTGGGGGCGGTCGCAGCGTCGCCGGTCACCGCCGCAGGGGTAGCGACGCTCCACAG cgcgccgccgtcggcgaggGATTCCCGCAAGCACCTGGCGGGCAGGGACGGCGCCCCGTCGGAGCCCACCAAGCCCCGCGTGTTCTTCCTCGACGTCAACCCGCTCTGCTTCCGCGGGTCCCAGCGCAGCCTCAGCGCCTTCGCGCGCTGGCTCGCGCTCTTCTTCGCGCACGTCAGCCTCCGCGACCCCGTCGTCGCT GTTTTtgacggggaaggagggaacGAGTACCGGAGGCGGCTGCTACCGTCGTACAAGGCTCATAGGGCTCGCGGCGTCGGCACCGGCGCTGACTCGCGCGTCGTCGACGTTCTCCGCGAATGCAATGTCCCG GTTGTAAGAGTCCACGGATACGAGGCAGATGATGTGGTGGCTACCTTGACAGAACAGGTTTTACAGAAAGGTTATAGAGTTGTCATAGCATCGCCGGATAAAGACTTCAAGCAGCTGATATCAGATGATGTTCAGTTAGTTATGCCCATTCCTGAGATTGGGCGATGGTCTTTCTATACATTAAGGCATTATGTCGCTCAATACAAGTGCGATCCAACTGCAGATTTAAGCCTTC GGTGCTTCATGGGTGATGAAGCAGATGGTGTTCCAGGAATCCAGCACTTGGTTCCGGGATTTGGTAGAAAGACTGCAGTGAAACTACTGCAAAAACATGGTTCATTAGAAAACTTGCTAAACACAGCTGCAATTAGAACTGTTGGCAAGGATTATGCTCAGGATGCCCTCACTAAGCATGCTGATTACTTGAGGAAAAACTACGAAATACTTAGCCTGAAAAG GGATGTAAATGTTCAGCTTGATGACAGTTGGTTATCCACGAGGAACACATGCAATGACACCAGTGTTCTATCTGACTTCATCCATAAATTCAACATCGAAGGCAGAAGCTAA